A region of Cataglyphis hispanica isolate Lineage 1 chromosome 8, ULB_Chis1_1.0, whole genome shotgun sequence DNA encodes the following proteins:
- the LOC126851814 gene encoding histone lysine demethylase PHF8-like isoform X1 has protein sequence MELSITYCFCGRSYDPQQFMIQCDVCKEWYHGGCVDLKEYMTTDLDKYHCPRCEAMCGPSLMKTRMNWHRHDYTERDADTKPVQTGTPVFIRELKSRHFPKADEIVKHVKGQHLTLQYLQTNGFETPIIIDGKDGLDMTIPSSSFNVYDVETYIGGDRDMDVIDVTRQSNIRMKLKDFVEYYNSPSRTRVLNVISLEFTNTGLSPMVEAPYIARKLDWVNSVWPRDWPEDSDIKRPEIQKYCLMGVKDSFTDFHIDFGGTSVWYHVLRGEKVFYLIKPTPANLQLYQHWMCSSTQSETFFGDQADACYKCVIKQGQTMMIPTGWIHAVLTPMDSLVFGGNFVHSLNIPMQIQIYELERKMKTPTKFQYPGFETVNWFAAKKLLKELKELNNEGKKCPSYFLQGVKALLGILKQWNTDKDYSMISRGQIPETINSQKLLKDLSKEIRHAERYLISLNPPKPERESKRKKKKPLNKDFVDFDYADKIADNAFKATLKETNKVENALMEQPLSRPPLKLTLPKPIMFPDVKATATNKSVNSNKRQLSKPGKQSPTVIRFKLGNNEVVRSTNDNINVYGGNITTDHTALRTAKEPLPWNQTSSVYDFHDGSNESEYSLVIDESQKRKRAPKSNAQKRFKRDYDGDVDVLNDAPKNGIEELLKASAYTLGNGAQRIDVTPSSIIQQYSQSMPPPTGSDRASPSTREAIAGMLSFSQQSYSTTSNLAKPSRSTKSQQNDDDDDDDQSIENIDKVHQDDDFIYPALDASDDEDYIFKPKAKSQIDEAWNPKARVGPLLPKTNRPAREGVKKTSVEKGLEAAAAKRAKQSDEYLDNDMDKITKKKLGTNKRTYNKKKQKDPAVAGVGTTSSTAASENVIKSPIGFGSILTSPNRLRDVKAKLAAPVPIERKPKKGMKTAKQRLGKILKLHKMMH, from the exons atgTGTGGATCTGAAGGAATACATGACTACAGATCTTGATAAATATCACTGTCCACGATGCGAAGCTATGTGCGGTCCTTCTCTCA TGAAGACTAGAATGAATTGGCATAGACACGATTATACTGAACGCGACGCAGACACAAAACCTGTTCAAACTGGAACTCCAGTATTTATACGAGAGCTAAAGTCAAGACACTTTCCCAAAGCTGATGAAATTGTGAAGCACGTTAAAGGACAACACTTAACTCTTCAGTATTTACAGACAAATGGATTTGAAACTCCTATTATCATTGATGGGAAAGATGGACTTGATATGACCATACCTTCTTCAAGTTTTAATGTTTATGATGTTGAGACTTATATAG GTGGTGATCGGGACATGGATGTAATTGATGTTACTAGACAAAGCAACATACGTATGAAATTAAAAGACTTTGTAGAATATTACAACTCTCCCTCTCGAACAAGAGTATTAAATGTCATAAGTCTTGAATTTACTAATACTGg TCTTTCACCAATGGTTGAAGCACCATACATCGCGCGCAAACTCGACTGGGTTAATTCGGTATGGCCGCGTGATTGGCCCGAAGACAGTGATATAAAGCGACccgaaatacaaaaatattgtttaatggGGGTCAAAGACAGTTTTACAGACTTTCACATTGACTTTGGCGGCACGTCTGTGTGGTATCACGTGTTGCGTGGTGAAAAAGTTTTCTATCTCATTAAACCGACACCGGCGAATTTACAATTGTATCAGCATTGGATGTGCAGTTCAACACAGAGTGAAACTTTTTTCGGGGATCAGGCTGATGCGTGTTACAAATGCGTGATTAAACAAGGCCAAACAATGATGATTCCTACGGGCTGGATACACGCGGTACTTACACCGATGGATTCTTTGGTTTTCGGTGGAAATTTTGTGCACAGTCTTAATATTCCAATGCAAATACA aatatatgaattagaaagaaagatgAAGACCCCAACAAAGTTTCAATATCCTGGCTTTGAAACAGTTAATTGGTTCGCAGCTAAAAAATTGCTCAAAGAATTGAAAGAATTGAATAATGAGGGAAAGAAATGTCCATCGTATTTTTTACAAGGTGTGAAGGCGTTGCTTGGGATTCTCAAGCAATGGAACACAGATAAGGAT taTAGTATGATTAGTCGCGGTCAGATACCAGAAACGATAAATAGTCAAAAGTTATTGAAAGATCTTAGCAAAGAAATACGACACGCGGAAAGGTACTTAATATCCCTAAATCCACCAAAACCGGAACGTGAAAGTAaacgaaagaagaaaaagccaTTAAACAAGGATTTCGTAGACTTTGATTACGCCGATAAGATTGCCGATAACGCTTTTAAAGCGACGTTGAAGGAAACGAATAAAGTGGAAAACGCTTTGATGGAGCAGCCTTTATCAAGACCTCCATTAAAGCTTACATTACCGAAACCCATCATGTTTCCCGATGTTAAAGCGACTGCGACGAACAAATCCGTCAATAGCAATAAACGACAATTATCTAAGCCAGGAAAACAAAGCCCTACTGTAATTAGATTTAAACTTGGCAACAACGAGGTTGTCAGAAGTACAAACGATAATATAAACGTTTATGGTGGTAATATCACGACCGATCACACAGCTCTCCGAACAGCGAAGGAACCGCTTCCTTGGAATCAGACATCGTCCGTATACGATTTTCACGACGGCAGCAATGAGAGCGAATACAGTCTCGTGATAGACGAGTCGCAGAAGCGGAAACGGGCGCCGAAGTCGAACGCGCAGAAACGATTCAAACGCGATTACGACGGTGATGTCGATGTGCTAAACGATGCACCGAAGAACGGTATAGAGGAATTATTGAAAGCATCGGCGTATACTCTTGGAAACGGCGCTCAAAGGATAGACGTTAC gcCGTCGTCTATAATACAGCAGTACAGTCAATCCATGCCACCTCCCACTGG TTCCGACAGGGCGTCACCGTCCACGCGGGAGGCTATTGCCGGGATGTTATCGTTTAGTCAGCAAAGTTACTCGACAACAAGTAATCTTGCAAAACCTTCAAGATCTACCAAGAGCCAACAaaacgatgacgatgacgacgatgatcAATCAATAGAAAATATCGACAAGGTTCATCAAGATGATGATTTTA TTTATCCAGCTTTAGACGCTTCTGATGATGAAGATTACATCTTCAAACCTAAAGCAAAGAGTCAAATCGATGAAGCGTGGAATCCGAAAGCTAGAGTGGGTCCTCTTTTACCAAAAACAAATCGTCCAGCACGGGAAGGGGTGAAGAAAACGTCCGTGGAAAAGGGTCTAGAAGCGGCCGCGGCGAAACGAGCAAAACAAtcg gaTGAATACCTGGATAATGACATGGACAAGATTACCAAGAAGAAATTG GGTACCAACAAACGGacatataacaaaaagaaacaaaaggaTCCTGCGGTTGCTGGAGTGGGGACTACATCGTCCACTGCAGCTTctgaaaatgttataaaatcacCCATTGGATTTGGGTCAATATTGACTAGTCCTAACAGACTTAGAGATGTTAAAGCCAAACTTGCAGCGCCAGTTCCCATTG aaCGAAAACCGAAGAAGGGAATGAAAACGGCAAAGCAGCGTCTGGGGAAGATTTTGAAACTTCATAAAATGATgcactaa
- the LOC126851814 gene encoding histone lysine demethylase PHF8-like isoform X3, whose protein sequence is MELSITYCFCGRSYDPQQFMIQCDVCKEWYHGGCVDLKEYMTTDLDKYHCPRCEAMCGPSLMKTRMNWHRHDYTERDADTKPVQTGTPVFIRELKSRHFPKADEIVKHVKGQHLTLQYLQTNGFETPIIIDGKDGLDMTIPSSSFNVYDVETYIGGDRDMDVIDVTRQSNIRMKLKDFVEYYNSPSRTRVLNVISLEFTNTGLSPMVEAPYIARKLDWVNSVWPRDWPEDSDIKRPEIQKYCLMGVKDSFTDFHIDFGGTSVWYHVLRGEKVFYLIKPTPANLQLYQHWMCSSTQSETFFGDQADACYKCVIKQGQTMMIPTGWIHAVLTPMDSLVFGGNFVHSLNIPMQIQIYELERKMKTPTKFQYPGFETVNWFAAKKLLKELKELNNEGKKCPSYFLQGVKALLGILKQWNTDKDYSMISRGQIPETINSQKLLKDLSKEIRHAERYLISLNPPKPERESKRKKKKPLNKDFVDFDYADKIADNAFKATLKETNKVENALMEQPLSRPPLKLTLPKPIMFPDVKATATNKSVNSNKRQLSKPGKQSPTVIRFKLGNNEVVRSTNDNINVYGGNITTDHTALRTAKEPLPWNQTSSVYDFHDGSNESEYSLVIDESQKRKRAPKSNAQKRFKRDYDGDVDVLNDAPKNGIEELLKASAYTLGNGAQRIDVTPSSIIQQYSQSMPPPTGSDRASPSTREAIAGMLSFSQQSYSTTSNLAKPSRSTKSQQNDDDDDDDQSIENIDKVHQDDDFIYPALDASDDEDYIFKPKAKSQIDEAWNPKARVGPLLPKTNRPAREGVKKTSVEKGLEAAAAKRAKQSGTNKRTYNKKKQKDPAVAGVGTTSSTAASENVIKSPIGFGSILTSPNRLRDVKAKLAAPVPIERKPKKGMKTAKQRLGKILKLHKMMH, encoded by the exons atgTGTGGATCTGAAGGAATACATGACTACAGATCTTGATAAATATCACTGTCCACGATGCGAAGCTATGTGCGGTCCTTCTCTCA TGAAGACTAGAATGAATTGGCATAGACACGATTATACTGAACGCGACGCAGACACAAAACCTGTTCAAACTGGAACTCCAGTATTTATACGAGAGCTAAAGTCAAGACACTTTCCCAAAGCTGATGAAATTGTGAAGCACGTTAAAGGACAACACTTAACTCTTCAGTATTTACAGACAAATGGATTTGAAACTCCTATTATCATTGATGGGAAAGATGGACTTGATATGACCATACCTTCTTCAAGTTTTAATGTTTATGATGTTGAGACTTATATAG GTGGTGATCGGGACATGGATGTAATTGATGTTACTAGACAAAGCAACATACGTATGAAATTAAAAGACTTTGTAGAATATTACAACTCTCCCTCTCGAACAAGAGTATTAAATGTCATAAGTCTTGAATTTACTAATACTGg TCTTTCACCAATGGTTGAAGCACCATACATCGCGCGCAAACTCGACTGGGTTAATTCGGTATGGCCGCGTGATTGGCCCGAAGACAGTGATATAAAGCGACccgaaatacaaaaatattgtttaatggGGGTCAAAGACAGTTTTACAGACTTTCACATTGACTTTGGCGGCACGTCTGTGTGGTATCACGTGTTGCGTGGTGAAAAAGTTTTCTATCTCATTAAACCGACACCGGCGAATTTACAATTGTATCAGCATTGGATGTGCAGTTCAACACAGAGTGAAACTTTTTTCGGGGATCAGGCTGATGCGTGTTACAAATGCGTGATTAAACAAGGCCAAACAATGATGATTCCTACGGGCTGGATACACGCGGTACTTACACCGATGGATTCTTTGGTTTTCGGTGGAAATTTTGTGCACAGTCTTAATATTCCAATGCAAATACA aatatatgaattagaaagaaagatgAAGACCCCAACAAAGTTTCAATATCCTGGCTTTGAAACAGTTAATTGGTTCGCAGCTAAAAAATTGCTCAAAGAATTGAAAGAATTGAATAATGAGGGAAAGAAATGTCCATCGTATTTTTTACAAGGTGTGAAGGCGTTGCTTGGGATTCTCAAGCAATGGAACACAGATAAGGAT taTAGTATGATTAGTCGCGGTCAGATACCAGAAACGATAAATAGTCAAAAGTTATTGAAAGATCTTAGCAAAGAAATACGACACGCGGAAAGGTACTTAATATCCCTAAATCCACCAAAACCGGAACGTGAAAGTAaacgaaagaagaaaaagccaTTAAACAAGGATTTCGTAGACTTTGATTACGCCGATAAGATTGCCGATAACGCTTTTAAAGCGACGTTGAAGGAAACGAATAAAGTGGAAAACGCTTTGATGGAGCAGCCTTTATCAAGACCTCCATTAAAGCTTACATTACCGAAACCCATCATGTTTCCCGATGTTAAAGCGACTGCGACGAACAAATCCGTCAATAGCAATAAACGACAATTATCTAAGCCAGGAAAACAAAGCCCTACTGTAATTAGATTTAAACTTGGCAACAACGAGGTTGTCAGAAGTACAAACGATAATATAAACGTTTATGGTGGTAATATCACGACCGATCACACAGCTCTCCGAACAGCGAAGGAACCGCTTCCTTGGAATCAGACATCGTCCGTATACGATTTTCACGACGGCAGCAATGAGAGCGAATACAGTCTCGTGATAGACGAGTCGCAGAAGCGGAAACGGGCGCCGAAGTCGAACGCGCAGAAACGATTCAAACGCGATTACGACGGTGATGTCGATGTGCTAAACGATGCACCGAAGAACGGTATAGAGGAATTATTGAAAGCATCGGCGTATACTCTTGGAAACGGCGCTCAAAGGATAGACGTTAC gcCGTCGTCTATAATACAGCAGTACAGTCAATCCATGCCACCTCCCACTGG TTCCGACAGGGCGTCACCGTCCACGCGGGAGGCTATTGCCGGGATGTTATCGTTTAGTCAGCAAAGTTACTCGACAACAAGTAATCTTGCAAAACCTTCAAGATCTACCAAGAGCCAACAaaacgatgacgatgacgacgatgatcAATCAATAGAAAATATCGACAAGGTTCATCAAGATGATGATTTTA TTTATCCAGCTTTAGACGCTTCTGATGATGAAGATTACATCTTCAAACCTAAAGCAAAGAGTCAAATCGATGAAGCGTGGAATCCGAAAGCTAGAGTGGGTCCTCTTTTACCAAAAACAAATCGTCCAGCACGGGAAGGGGTGAAGAAAACGTCCGTGGAAAAGGGTCTAGAAGCGGCCGCGGCGAAACGAGCAAAACAAtcg GGTACCAACAAACGGacatataacaaaaagaaacaaaaggaTCCTGCGGTTGCTGGAGTGGGGACTACATCGTCCACTGCAGCTTctgaaaatgttataaaatcacCCATTGGATTTGGGTCAATATTGACTAGTCCTAACAGACTTAGAGATGTTAAAGCCAAACTTGCAGCGCCAGTTCCCATTG aaCGAAAACCGAAGAAGGGAATGAAAACGGCAAAGCAGCGTCTGGGGAAGATTTTGAAACTTCATAAAATGATgcactaa
- the LOC126851814 gene encoding histone lysine demethylase PHF8-like isoform X2, with the protein MELSITYCFCGRSYDPQQFMIQCDVCKEWYHGGCVDLKEYMTTDLDKYHCPRCEAMCGPSLMKTRMNWHRHDYTERDADTKPVQTGTPVFIRELKSRHFPKADEIVKHVKGQHLTLQYLQTNGFETPIIIDGKDGLDMTIPSSSFNVYDVETYIGGDRDMDVIDVTRQSNIRMKLKDFVEYYNSPSRTRVLNVISLEFTNTGLSPMVEAPYIARKLDWVNSVWPRDWPEDSDIKRPEIQKYCLMGVKDSFTDFHIDFGGTSVWYHVLRGEKVFYLIKPTPANLQLYQHWMCSSTQSETFFGDQADACYKCVIKQGQTMMIPTGWIHAVLTPMDSLVFGGNFVHSLNIPMQIQIYELERKMKTPTKFQYPGFETVNWFAAKKLLKELKELNNEGKKCPSYFLQGVKALLGILKQWNTDKDYSMISRGQIPETINSQKLLKDLSKEIRHAERYLISLNPPKPERESKRKKKKPLNKDFVDFDYADKIADNAFKATLKETNKVENALMEQPLSRPPLKLTLPKPIMFPDVKATATNKSVNSNKRQLSKPGKQSPTVIRFKLGNNEVVRSTNDNINVYGGNITTDHTALRTAKEPLPWNQTSSVYDFHDGSNESEYSLVIDESQKRKRAPKSNAQKRFKRDYDGDVDVLNDAPKNGIEELLKASAYTLGNGAQRIDVTPSSIIQQYSQSMPPPTGASPSTREAIAGMLSFSQQSYSTTSNLAKPSRSTKSQQNDDDDDDDQSIENIDKVHQDDDFIYPALDASDDEDYIFKPKAKSQIDEAWNPKARVGPLLPKTNRPAREGVKKTSVEKGLEAAAAKRAKQSDEYLDNDMDKITKKKLGTNKRTYNKKKQKDPAVAGVGTTSSTAASENVIKSPIGFGSILTSPNRLRDVKAKLAAPVPIERKPKKGMKTAKQRLGKILKLHKMMH; encoded by the exons atgTGTGGATCTGAAGGAATACATGACTACAGATCTTGATAAATATCACTGTCCACGATGCGAAGCTATGTGCGGTCCTTCTCTCA TGAAGACTAGAATGAATTGGCATAGACACGATTATACTGAACGCGACGCAGACACAAAACCTGTTCAAACTGGAACTCCAGTATTTATACGAGAGCTAAAGTCAAGACACTTTCCCAAAGCTGATGAAATTGTGAAGCACGTTAAAGGACAACACTTAACTCTTCAGTATTTACAGACAAATGGATTTGAAACTCCTATTATCATTGATGGGAAAGATGGACTTGATATGACCATACCTTCTTCAAGTTTTAATGTTTATGATGTTGAGACTTATATAG GTGGTGATCGGGACATGGATGTAATTGATGTTACTAGACAAAGCAACATACGTATGAAATTAAAAGACTTTGTAGAATATTACAACTCTCCCTCTCGAACAAGAGTATTAAATGTCATAAGTCTTGAATTTACTAATACTGg TCTTTCACCAATGGTTGAAGCACCATACATCGCGCGCAAACTCGACTGGGTTAATTCGGTATGGCCGCGTGATTGGCCCGAAGACAGTGATATAAAGCGACccgaaatacaaaaatattgtttaatggGGGTCAAAGACAGTTTTACAGACTTTCACATTGACTTTGGCGGCACGTCTGTGTGGTATCACGTGTTGCGTGGTGAAAAAGTTTTCTATCTCATTAAACCGACACCGGCGAATTTACAATTGTATCAGCATTGGATGTGCAGTTCAACACAGAGTGAAACTTTTTTCGGGGATCAGGCTGATGCGTGTTACAAATGCGTGATTAAACAAGGCCAAACAATGATGATTCCTACGGGCTGGATACACGCGGTACTTACACCGATGGATTCTTTGGTTTTCGGTGGAAATTTTGTGCACAGTCTTAATATTCCAATGCAAATACA aatatatgaattagaaagaaagatgAAGACCCCAACAAAGTTTCAATATCCTGGCTTTGAAACAGTTAATTGGTTCGCAGCTAAAAAATTGCTCAAAGAATTGAAAGAATTGAATAATGAGGGAAAGAAATGTCCATCGTATTTTTTACAAGGTGTGAAGGCGTTGCTTGGGATTCTCAAGCAATGGAACACAGATAAGGAT taTAGTATGATTAGTCGCGGTCAGATACCAGAAACGATAAATAGTCAAAAGTTATTGAAAGATCTTAGCAAAGAAATACGACACGCGGAAAGGTACTTAATATCCCTAAATCCACCAAAACCGGAACGTGAAAGTAaacgaaagaagaaaaagccaTTAAACAAGGATTTCGTAGACTTTGATTACGCCGATAAGATTGCCGATAACGCTTTTAAAGCGACGTTGAAGGAAACGAATAAAGTGGAAAACGCTTTGATGGAGCAGCCTTTATCAAGACCTCCATTAAAGCTTACATTACCGAAACCCATCATGTTTCCCGATGTTAAAGCGACTGCGACGAACAAATCCGTCAATAGCAATAAACGACAATTATCTAAGCCAGGAAAACAAAGCCCTACTGTAATTAGATTTAAACTTGGCAACAACGAGGTTGTCAGAAGTACAAACGATAATATAAACGTTTATGGTGGTAATATCACGACCGATCACACAGCTCTCCGAACAGCGAAGGAACCGCTTCCTTGGAATCAGACATCGTCCGTATACGATTTTCACGACGGCAGCAATGAGAGCGAATACAGTCTCGTGATAGACGAGTCGCAGAAGCGGAAACGGGCGCCGAAGTCGAACGCGCAGAAACGATTCAAACGCGATTACGACGGTGATGTCGATGTGCTAAACGATGCACCGAAGAACGGTATAGAGGAATTATTGAAAGCATCGGCGTATACTCTTGGAAACGGCGCTCAAAGGATAGACGTTAC gcCGTCGTCTATAATACAGCAGTACAGTCAATCCATGCCACCTCCCACTGG GGCGTCACCGTCCACGCGGGAGGCTATTGCCGGGATGTTATCGTTTAGTCAGCAAAGTTACTCGACAACAAGTAATCTTGCAAAACCTTCAAGATCTACCAAGAGCCAACAaaacgatgacgatgacgacgatgatcAATCAATAGAAAATATCGACAAGGTTCATCAAGATGATGATTTTA TTTATCCAGCTTTAGACGCTTCTGATGATGAAGATTACATCTTCAAACCTAAAGCAAAGAGTCAAATCGATGAAGCGTGGAATCCGAAAGCTAGAGTGGGTCCTCTTTTACCAAAAACAAATCGTCCAGCACGGGAAGGGGTGAAGAAAACGTCCGTGGAAAAGGGTCTAGAAGCGGCCGCGGCGAAACGAGCAAAACAAtcg gaTGAATACCTGGATAATGACATGGACAAGATTACCAAGAAGAAATTG GGTACCAACAAACGGacatataacaaaaagaaacaaaaggaTCCTGCGGTTGCTGGAGTGGGGACTACATCGTCCACTGCAGCTTctgaaaatgttataaaatcacCCATTGGATTTGGGTCAATATTGACTAGTCCTAACAGACTTAGAGATGTTAAAGCCAAACTTGCAGCGCCAGTTCCCATTG aaCGAAAACCGAAGAAGGGAATGAAAACGGCAAAGCAGCGTCTGGGGAAGATTTTGAAACTTCATAAAATGATgcactaa